A genomic stretch from Anopheles nili chromosome X, idAnoNiliSN_F5_01, whole genome shotgun sequence includes:
- the LOC128728775 gene encoding UDP-N-acetylglucosamine transporter encodes MKVTTAHGNNLKYLSLVTLTLQNAILGLSMRYGRTRPGDLFLSSTAVVMAELVKLVTSLFLVYLEEGKHLARLRAALHQTIVKQPLDTLKICVPSLLYIIQNNLLYVSASHLDAATYQVTYQLKILTTAVFAVLILRRRLLPTQWAALVFLVVGVASVQLAQTGGDSGTAATRQQSMPPGDGPEQNRLLGFSAALGACFLSGLAGIYFEKMLKGADISIWMRNIQLSLLSLPFGLLTCAVNDGAQLMSQGFFFGYDAFVIYLIVLQAVGGLIVAVVVKYADNILKGFATSLAIIISCVASIYLFDFSLSLQFTVGAGLVIGSIFLYGYDPSAKGAKTAGGARSGSKSLAAAEAEERLLAEKV; translated from the exons ATGAAGGTTACCACAG CTCACGGAAATAACCTGAAATACCTCAGCCTCGTTACGCTCACGCTGCAGAATGCGATCCTTGGGCTTAGTATGCGCTACGGCCGAACACGCCCGGGAGACCTGTTCCTCAGCTCGACCGCCGTTGTTATGGCGGAACTGGTGAAACTCGTCACCAGCCTGTTCCTGGTATACCTAGAGGAAGGCAAGCACCTAGCGCGGTTACGAGCTGCCCTTCATCAAACTATCGTGAAGCAGCCACTCGACACACTCAAGATTTGTGTTCCATCACTtctgtacatcatccaaaaCAACCTGCTGTACGTGTCCGCATCGCATCTTGATGCCGCAACCTACCAAGTGACGTACCAGCTGAAGATTCTCACGACGGCCGTATTTGCCGTACTAATCCTTCGTCGCCGGCTGCTGCCAACCCAGTGGGCGGCTCTCGTCTTCCTGGTGGTGGGTGTTGCAAGCGTACAGCTGGCACAAACCGGGGGTGACAGTGGAACCGCAGCCACTCGCCAGCAATCGATGCCACCGGGTGATGGTCCGGAACAGAACCGACTGCTCGGCTTCAGTGCCGCTCTTGGAGCCTGTTTCCTTTCCGGCCTGGCCGGCATCTACTTCGAGAAGATGCTGAAGGGCGCGGACATCTCGATCTGGATGCGAAACATCCAGCTAAGCCTGCTGTCACTTCCGTTTGGGCTGCTGACGTGTGCAGTGAACGACGGGGCGCAGTTGATGTCGCAGGGTTTCTTCTTCGGTTACGATGCGTTCGTCATCTATCTGATCGTACTGCAGGCTGTTGGCGGGTTGATTGTGGCCGTAGTCGTTAAATACGCGGACAACATTCTCAAGGGCTTTGCCACGTCGCTCGCAATCATCATCTCGTGCGTGGCCTCGATTTATCTGTTCGATTTTAGCTTGTCACTGCAGTTTACCGTCGGTGCTGGGCTCGTGATCGGTTCGATCTTCCTGTACGGCTACGATCCATCGGCCAAAGGTGCCAAGACTGCTGGTGGTGCGCGTTCCGGTAGCAAAAGTCtagccgctgcagaggccgagGAGCGCCTGCTCGCTGAGAAGGTCTAG
- the LOC128728583 gene encoding uncharacterized protein LOC128728583 — MDGTIRGRLKFSKTSCYLCNEWLDDKDVEEHLHHCRDERTVCPNECGAVVMRKDLHLHRNSCPEGFGESSEIDGTENAVQRNSMAVPSAGVLETIGFLQKDMDLVKEVLTTQTHQRAHVQDGLTNMQKLHDLSQQWTKKVYDLLITLNKLCNQETNHRVLDVSILNQRVKYLELWNVEITKRFDTITATMPLAVQAKETDPANKTASSDEKKVADAKKDSFKDVEANTTPGGEQEGSTKPHDLEPLYEALNGLKDSHSKVIFEIKDTQARLFEHEERVQKLQQQLQKYRRENLHTKQKLDELHLNLRMERQMFGLSGDNGRVIWRIENFAERFKESQNHEALLKGPMFTDQPYGYLLQVEVSLYGIGTWRGRNLIAGLTVLPGPFDHLLKWPCMLTGKIVLRDQPLERSVVNDFSKPIVARKRGQQEAKHQYVYIPHEVLHSQNFIRDDVLFLEVQISAEDVPASAHE; from the exons ATGGACGGCACGATTCGGGGTCGACTCAAATTCTCCAAGACATCCTGCTATCTTTGCAACGAGTGGCTTGATGATAAAGATGTGGAG GAACATCTACACCATTGCCGTGACGAAAGAACAGTGTGCCCGAATGAATGTGGAGCCGTAGTGATGCGCAAGGATTTACATTTACACAGAAATAGTTGCCCAGAAGGCTTCGGAGAGTCATCAGAGATCGATGGCACGGAAAATGCTGTGCAGCGTAACAGCATGGCGGTACCTTCAGCAGGTGTTCTCGAAACCATCGGTTTCCTTCAGAAGGATATGGACCTGGTCAAGGAAGTCCTCACGACGCAAACGCATCAACGTGCACATGTGCAGGATGGTCTGACTAATATGCAAAAACTTCACGATCTTTCTCAGCAGTGGACAAAGAAAGTATACGATTTGCTCATTACGTTAAACAAGCTCTGCAATCAAGAAACAAACCATCGTGTATTGGATGTATCCATTCTCAATCAAAGAGTAAAG TACTTGGAGTTATGGAACGTCGAAATCACAAAACGATTTGACACGATCACGGCCACGATGCCTCTTGCTGTTCAAGCAAAAGAGACGGACCCTGCCAACAAAACAGCATCCAGCGACGAGAAGAAGGTTGCCGACGCTAAAAAGGATAGCTTCAAAGATGTTGAAGCGAACACTACACCTGGTGGGGAGCAAGAAGGATCCACCAAGCCACACGATTTAGAACCATTATACGAAGCCCTCAATGGCCTCAAAGACAGCCACTCCAAGGTAATCTTTGAGATTAAGGACACCCAGGCTCGATTATTTGAACACGAAGAGCGGGTGCAGAAACTGCAACAGCAACTGCAGAAGTACCGCCGGGAGAATTTGCACACTAAACAGAAGTTGGACGAGCTTCATCTGAACCTGCGCATGGAGCGCCAGATGTTTGGTCTCAGCGGTGATAACGGACGTGTAATTTGGCGTATCGAAAATTTCGCAGAACGCTTCAAAGAATCGCAAAACCACGAAGCCCTGCTCAAGGGTCCAATGTTCACCGATCAACCGTACGGGTATCTTCTGCAG GTCGAAGTTAGCTTGTACGGTATTGGAACATGGCGTGGACGTAATTTAATCGCCGGTTTGACGGTACTACCAGGTCCGTTTGATCATCTGTTGAAGTGGCCTTGCATGCTCACCGGTAAAATAGTGTTGCGCGATCAACCACTCGAACGTTCGGTAGTGAACGACTTCAGCAAGCCTATCGTGGCTAGAAAACGGGGCCAGCAAGAAGCGAAGCATCAGTACGTGTACATACCGCACGAGGTTCTGCATTCGCAAAACTTCATTCGTGACGATGTACTATTCCTGGAGGTACAAATTTCCGCTGAGGATGTACCAGCAAGCGCGCACGAGTAG